In the Halorubrum ruber genome, CGTCTCCAGCGTGGAGTCGAGCGCCCGCGACAACGTTGAGCGCGCCCGCGAGACGGTCGCGTTCTCCGAGGCGCTGTCGGCGCCGGTCCGCGTGGAGATCGAGGCGGGCACCGATCTCTACGACGCGCCGAAGCGCGTGTACGACGCCTGCGACGAGGCGGGCGTGAAGGTGAACCAGACCGCGCCCGAGCTGATGAAAACGATCGGCGACCGCGCGGGCGACGCGGTCCGCGGCCGCGAGGTCCGCAGCCGACTCTTCGTCACGGTCGCCGCCGACGGACAGATCCGCGTTCGACATCCGTAACCTCGGTTTCTCGGCCGTTCTCCCGTCACTCGCCGTCGATCCGCTCCGCGACGCCGACCAGCGTCGCGCCCGCGGTGACGGTCGCCTCTCGCGCGACCGAGTAGGCGATCCCGTCGCGGTCGGCGCGCGCGACCTGGAGCGTCTCGAACGTCGTCGGGTCGAACACCTCACCGACCCGTTCGCCCTCCGCGACTCGGTCGCCGACAGCGAGGTCGGACTCCGGGACGAACAGCCCGGAGTCGTCGGCGATCACGCGCCCGAGGTGGTTGCGCGCGACGACCCCGTCCCACGCGTCGGGCTCCCCGTCGAGCAGCCCCTCGTGCCGCAGCGCGCCGACCATCCCGGATACGCCGGCCTCGACCGCGGCCG is a window encoding:
- a CDS encoding Tfx family DNA-binding protein gives rise to the protein MAADDGRPDPADVDADSILERAGFDADESVLTRRQAEVLALRERGLRQSDIADRLGTSRANVSSVESSARDNVERARETVAFSEALSAPVRVEIEAGTDLYDAPKRVYDACDEAGVKVNQTAPELMKTIGDRAGDAVRGREVRSRLFVTVAADGQIRVRHP